The Fulvivirga ligni genome window below encodes:
- a CDS encoding sensor histidine kinase: MKIRINSIKNRILTGFLCITFISALLSVFSFYYIDKIDNIRSFDKRISKIEVLTLNLIKEDNDFYDLETINEQYFKTKKSKILDRRNALKTDISRELNDIRQEDKIINIDVYLTNISQSLDEYNHTFDKLATMVYQRGFRDYGVEGEMRRYAHALEEHTDAISLSNVLSLRRHEKDFLLRNDPEYIEKHQILSSSILNNLRQKRSGDTVIHIVEQYADNFRKLVKYQDSIGVNSNEGLRHALNEMTADISSQFETLTSVTDSQVEKITEKVIFIFVSIVLTSILLSLILSYLIANRLSRPIKKLSLLMKRVMENEYSGNNRLKFKNPTSEIDNLSKSFFTLMRQTQAQMQEIGDKTSQLKYQNTELTKLNMELDSFIYSTAHDLRAPLSSILGLINLAKTDDPARTQEYLSYMETSVTKMEKFITDVVAYSKNKKLELIVEPIQVEEFINNIFENSQFIPEYKHITRNISITGQETLYSDSNRLYIILNNLISNAIRYSDLDKEQPFISIEVNITDRRMLLVFSDNGQGISQNHLNKIFNMFYRASEQSNGSGLGLFILRESIIKLKGKVEVTSELNEGTTFTITLPNKKNKFKKAQQLEETLFAP; the protein is encoded by the coding sequence ATGAAAATTAGAATTAATTCCATTAAAAACAGAATTCTCACTGGCTTTTTGTGCATCACTTTTATTTCTGCACTTCTTTCAGTTTTTAGTTTCTATTATATTGATAAAATAGACAATATTAGATCCTTTGATAAGCGCATTTCTAAAATTGAGGTACTTACACTTAACCTGATCAAGGAAGATAATGACTTCTATGATCTGGAGACTATCAATGAGCAATACTTCAAGACTAAAAAGAGTAAAATTTTAGATCGAAGAAATGCGCTGAAGACAGACATCAGCAGAGAACTTAATGACATAAGGCAAGAAGATAAGATCATCAACATTGATGTATATCTTACTAACATTTCCCAATCATTAGACGAATACAATCACACCTTTGATAAACTTGCCACCATGGTGTATCAGCGTGGGTTTAGAGACTACGGCGTTGAGGGAGAAATGAGAAGATATGCCCATGCGCTAGAAGAGCACACTGATGCCATCAGCCTATCTAACGTTCTTTCATTAAGGCGCCATGAAAAGGATTTCTTACTAAGGAATGATCCTGAGTATATCGAAAAGCATCAAATCCTCTCCAGCTCAATACTAAATAATCTAAGACAAAAACGATCAGGAGACACCGTTATTCACATTGTGGAACAATATGCTGACAACTTCAGAAAGCTTGTTAAGTATCAGGATAGCATTGGTGTAAATAGTAACGAAGGCCTAAGACATGCGCTAAACGAGATGACAGCCGACATTAGTAGTCAGTTCGAAACTCTTACCAGCGTTACGGATAGCCAGGTTGAAAAAATCACTGAAAAGGTAATTTTCATCTTTGTTTCGATAGTACTCACATCCATTTTACTTTCACTTATTCTAAGTTATCTCATAGCCAACCGGCTGAGCAGGCCCATCAAGAAGTTATCTCTACTCATGAAAAGAGTGATGGAAAATGAATACTCAGGAAACAATAGATTGAAATTTAAAAACCCCACCAGTGAAATAGATAACCTATCAAAATCCTTTTTCACGTTAATGCGTCAAACACAGGCACAGATGCAGGAAATCGGGGATAAGACAAGTCAGCTAAAGTATCAAAACACTGAGCTAACAAAACTAAATATGGAGCTAGACAGCTTTATTTATAGCACTGCTCATGACTTAAGGGCTCCCTTATCCTCAATTTTAGGGCTGATTAATCTCGCGAAGACGGATGATCCGGCTCGAACGCAAGAGTACTTGAGCTATATGGAAACCAGTGTTACTAAAATGGAAAAATTCATCACAGATGTAGTGGCCTATTCAAAAAATAAAAAATTAGAACTAATCGTAGAGCCCATTCAGGTAGAAGAATTCATCAATAACATCTTTGAAAACAGCCAGTTTATCCCGGAATACAAGCACATCACCAGAAACATATCAATCACCGGCCAAGAGACATTGTATAGCGACTCTAACAGGCTATATATAATTTTAAATAACCTTATTTCAAATGCCATTAGATATTCTGATCTGGATAAAGAACAGCCTTTTATTTCTATTGAGGTGAATATTACTGATAGAAGAATGCTCCTTGTTTTTTCAGACAATGGTCAGGGCATAAGCCAAAACCACCTGAATAAAATTTTCAATATGTTCTATCGGGCTTCTGAACAATCCAATGGATCGGGACTAGGACTATTTATCCTAAGAGAATCGATCATCAAGCTCAAAGGCAAAGTAGAAGTGACTTCAGAACTAAATGAAGGCACTACATTTACCATTACGCTGCCTAACA